In Mucilaginibacter boryungensis, a single window of DNA contains:
- a CDS encoding SusD/RagB family nutrient-binding outer membrane lipoprotein, with translation MTRHTKYSLITATICCVLSASCKKALDINTDPNKLSPEQATINNLLPSGEQYLASAFYGASRYGIFYTQQLAGNASYAANIDSYNPYGFDELWSSAYLSAMPNYKDIFTRADAAGAPQYAGIARLMMALTLMQSTDVWGDVPYKEAFQGTANITPHYDTMQDIYNTSLLDLLNKAIDNLNQPIPALASLKVGTTDLIYAGDITKWKKAAYAARARYYLHLAKKTAADYQLAINDVNNSFTDAADLNGANDLQLKYNTTQQNPWFTNVSNVAATSRYVRPSNYLVNLMNGDATAGLYPGLLDPRLPKLVDNGGKPTYIGRPVGTQDNEQGANLANVDITSNTYYGQNISPLPIITYAEIQFIKAEAYFNLNDKPNAYTAYLNGIKGNMTKLGVTTTDMNTYVNNPLISKGAANLTLSDIMLQKYIALFLQMETWTDMRRYQYDTSIYKNLTKPFRNLLPGGPWVQRGNYSNSEFGVNPNVPKNLDQTTKLWLFQ, from the coding sequence ATGACCAGACATACAAAATATTCACTAATAACCGCAACTATATGTTGTGTGTTATCAGCATCATGTAAGAAGGCGTTAGATATTAATACCGACCCTAACAAACTTTCACCAGAGCAGGCTACAATTAACAACCTGTTACCATCTGGCGAGCAGTACCTTGCATCAGCATTTTATGGTGCTTCGCGCTACGGTATTTTTTATACGCAGCAATTAGCGGGCAATGCCAGCTATGCAGCAAATATCGACTCATACAACCCTTATGGCTTTGATGAGCTTTGGAGTTCGGCTTACTTATCTGCCATGCCAAATTACAAAGATATTTTTACCCGTGCAGACGCCGCCGGCGCCCCCCAATATGCAGGTATAGCCCGGTTAATGATGGCGCTAACCTTAATGCAAAGCACTGATGTTTGGGGCGATGTGCCTTATAAAGAAGCTTTCCAGGGAACGGCCAATATTACCCCGCATTATGATACCATGCAGGATATTTATAACACATCCCTTCTTGATCTGCTAAATAAGGCTATCGATAATCTGAATCAGCCTATACCAGCTTTAGCTTCACTAAAAGTTGGCACTACAGACCTGATCTATGCCGGTGATATTACCAAGTGGAAGAAAGCTGCTTATGCCGCCCGCGCAAGGTATTATCTGCATCTGGCAAAGAAAACAGCTGCAGATTATCAATTGGCTATAAATGATGTTAATAATTCATTTACCGATGCGGCCGATTTAAATGGCGCAAATGATCTGCAATTAAAATACAACACCACTCAGCAAAATCCGTGGTTTACAAACGTTTCAAACGTTGCAGCAACCAGCCGTTATGTACGCCCATCAAATTATCTCGTCAATTTAATGAATGGCGATGCAACCGCGGGCTTATATCCCGGGTTGTTAGATCCACGCTTGCCCAAGCTGGTTGATAATGGTGGAAAGCCAACTTATATTGGCCGGCCGGTAGGTACCCAGGATAACGAGCAAGGCGCAAATTTGGCAAATGTTGATATTACTTCAAATACATACTATGGCCAGAATATATCGCCACTGCCAATTATTACCTATGCTGAAATACAGTTTATAAAGGCCGAAGCTTATTTTAATCTAAATGACAAGCCTAACGCATACACAGCATATCTTAATGGTATTAAAGGCAATATGACCAAGCTTGGCGTAACTACCACTGATATGAATACGTACGTTAATAACCCATTGATATCAAAAGGTGCTGCTAACCTCACCTTGTCAGACATTATGCTGCAAAAATATATCGCACTATTTCTGCAAATGGAAACCTGGACAGACATGCGGAGATATCAATATGATACATCGATTTATAAGAACCTGACTAAACCGTTCCGAAATTTGTTACCAGGCGGCCCATGGGTGCAACGTGGAAATTATTCAAACAGTGAATTTGGTGTTAATCCAAACGTTCCGAAGAACTTAGATCAGACAACAAAACTTTGGTTATTTCAATAA
- a CDS encoding Crp/Fnr family transcriptional regulator translates to MIPQLLSHIRKCCSIQVESASIEPFFEQKHYKRKALLLTEGQHCFEKFFLIKGCVQLCYLKENGAEQTIDFAIENWWISDFTAFPKGGIAQFSIRATEDTDVLSISADRQCQLLKQLPEIEAYFHLVFQRAYAASQMRLRYLYEFSKEELYLNFLQQFPDFTQRVPQYLLASFLGFTPEYLSELRKKFIS, encoded by the coding sequence GTGATACCACAACTGCTAAGTCATATCAGGAAATGTTGCTCGATCCAGGTGGAGAGTGCTTCAATTGAACCATTTTTTGAGCAGAAGCACTATAAGAGAAAAGCCCTTCTGTTAACCGAAGGACAGCACTGCTTTGAAAAGTTCTTTTTAATTAAAGGTTGTGTCCAGTTGTGTTACCTGAAAGAAAACGGAGCGGAGCAAACGATTGATTTTGCCATAGAAAACTGGTGGATTTCTGATTTTACGGCATTTCCTAAAGGCGGTATCGCGCAATTTTCCATTCGGGCCACCGAGGATACTGACGTGTTAAGCATCAGTGCAGACCGGCAATGCCAACTACTTAAACAATTGCCAGAAATAGAGGCCTATTTTCATCTGGTTTTCCAGCGGGCTTATGCCGCGTCTCAAATGCGGTTAAGGTATCTATATGAATTTTCCAAAGAGGAATTATATTTGAATTTCCTTCAGCAATTCCCCGATTTTACCCAACGGGTTCCCCAATACCTGCTGGCTTCTTTCCTGGGTTTCACACCGGAATACCTGAGTGAATTGCGGAAGAAGTTTATTTCTTAA
- a CDS encoding carboxymuconolactone decarboxylase family protein, whose translation MKKVIKHRLDVWAEEPRYWEFMSGMDKRLQESTLAKNLIDLIKIRVSQINKCAYCIDYHTEEALQHGETVRRIFALPAWQESPLFTDTERAVLEVAEEMTLIFQHGLSDQAYEKLQAFFTKKEIADIMIAISHMNFLNRIGVSTKTQAL comes from the coding sequence ATGAAAAAAGTAATTAAACACCGGTTGGATGTATGGGCGGAAGAGCCCCGCTATTGGGAGTTCATGTCGGGAATGGACAAGCGCCTTCAGGAGTCTACCCTAGCAAAAAATCTGATCGATCTGATCAAGATCAGGGTTTCACAGATCAACAAATGTGCCTATTGTATCGATTACCACACCGAGGAAGCATTACAGCATGGCGAGACCGTCCGCCGCATATTTGCTTTGCCTGCCTGGCAGGAAAGCCCGCTGTTCACTGATACCGAACGAGCGGTGCTCGAAGTGGCCGAGGAAATGACGCTGATTTTCCAGCATGGTCTTTCCGATCAGGCGTATGAAAAACTACAGGCATTTTTTACAAAAAAGGAAATTGCCGATATAATGATAGCGATCAGCCATATGAACTTTTTAAACCGCATTGGGGTATCTACTAAAACACAAGCATTATGA
- a CDS encoding HD domain-containing protein: protein MKTIAGIQIPDSAMASQATELLREHGSELLYNHSLRVFLFAAHNGQQNKLQYDAELLYVSTMFHDLGLTPHYRSEDKRFEVDGANAARDFLRGYGVSPQALQLVWDTIALHTSPGIAEYKEPEVALLNYGAALDVIGKGYDQLPDSIREEIVRQFPRNDLKKKMIATFFDGFKHKPHTTYGSINADICACMMPDYQPKDYCELILHSPWAE from the coding sequence ATGAAAACAATAGCCGGTATCCAAATACCCGACAGTGCCATGGCCAGCCAGGCCACGGAATTATTGCGCGAACATGGGAGTGAACTGTTATACAACCATAGCTTGCGGGTATTTTTGTTCGCTGCCCACAATGGCCAGCAAAACAAGCTTCAGTACGACGCGGAATTGTTGTATGTGAGCACCATGTTTCATGACCTGGGCCTTACTCCGCATTACCGCAGCGAGGACAAACGTTTCGAAGTGGATGGGGCAAACGCTGCCCGCGATTTTCTGCGTGGCTATGGCGTTTCGCCACAAGCACTTCAATTGGTCTGGGATACTATCGCGCTGCATACCTCGCCGGGTATCGCGGAATATAAAGAACCAGAGGTTGCCTTACTCAATTATGGCGCGGCGCTGGATGTTATCGGCAAGGGCTATGATCAGTTGCCAGACAGCATCCGTGAAGAAATTGTCCGCCAATTCCCGCGCAATGACTTAAAGAAAAAGATGATCGCCACTTTTTTTGACGGGTTTAAACATAAACCCCATACCACCTACGGCAGCATCAACGCCGATATTTGTGCCTGTATGATGCCGGACTACCAGCCAAAAGACTATTGTGAGCTGATCTTGCATTCGCCCTGGGCGGAGTAA
- a CDS encoding sigma-70 family RNA polymerase sigma factor translates to MRQLKISESITNRETASLNQYLSDIAKIPMITPQEEVILTQKIREGDQAALERLTTANLRFVVSVAKQYQSSGLTLGDLINEGNVGLVKAAKRFDETKGFKFISYAVWWIRQSILSAINEQSRMIRLPLNKVGDLSKIAKAASALEQQYERQPTPEELAESLEITVEKVSDVLGHSGRHISYDSPFSSEEDNTLLDVLQSPEPGTDKALMTESLSTEVAESLRVLGEKERDVLTLFFGLGDGQAHSLEEIGDKYELTRERVRQIKDKALARLRANSRTWVLKGYLD, encoded by the coding sequence ATGAGGCAACTTAAAATAAGTGAGTCGATCACCAATCGGGAAACCGCGTCGTTGAATCAATATTTGTCAGATATCGCAAAGATCCCGATGATTACTCCGCAGGAAGAGGTGATCTTAACGCAAAAAATCCGTGAAGGCGACCAGGCCGCTTTAGAGCGGCTAACAACTGCGAACCTAAGATTCGTAGTATCGGTAGCGAAACAATACCAAAGCTCGGGGCTGACCCTGGGCGATCTGATCAATGAAGGCAATGTGGGACTTGTTAAAGCCGCCAAGCGCTTTGACGAAACCAAAGGTTTCAAGTTTATATCCTACGCTGTATGGTGGATCCGGCAATCCATCCTGTCGGCCATTAATGAGCAATCACGTATGATCCGGCTACCTTTAAACAAAGTTGGGGACCTCTCCAAAATTGCCAAAGCCGCATCAGCTTTAGAACAGCAGTATGAACGGCAGCCAACACCGGAAGAGTTGGCTGAAAGCCTGGAGATCACCGTGGAAAAGGTAAGCGATGTGTTGGGCCATTCCGGCCGGCATATTTCCTATGATTCGCCCTTTTCGAGTGAAGAAGATAACACTTTACTGGATGTGCTGCAAAGCCCCGAACCTGGAACGGACAAAGCACTGATGACCGAATCTTTATCTACCGAGGTTGCGGAAAGCTTACGGGTACTGGGCGAAAAAGAAAGAGATGTTTTAACCCTATTTTTCGGTCTGGGCGATGGTCAGGCCCACAGCCTGGAAGAGATCGGGGATAAATACGAGCTTACGCGTGAACGGGTCAGGCAGATAAAAGACAAAGCACTGGCCAGGCTGCGGGCTAATTCCCGTACCTGGGTATTAAAAGGATACTTAGATTAA
- a CDS encoding SDR family NAD(P)-dependent oxidoreductase — MAKIFITGSADGLGQLAAKELIKQGHDVVLHARNEKRGEEALQQVPGAKDVLIADLADMGAVKELAAKANALATFDAVIHNAGVYQVPSSQLLAVNTLAPYVLTGLMHHPKRLIYLSSGMHTGGHFKPDFKTVNYSDTKLHIVLLAKAVARLWPDVQSNAVDPGWVPTKMGGAGAPDDLRQGYETQVWLATHDGPSGKYFFHRQEKRNNPEADDTNLQDRFLATCAELTGIKFN, encoded by the coding sequence ATGGCAAAGATATTTATCACTGGTTCCGCAGATGGTTTGGGCCAGCTGGCGGCTAAGGAATTAATAAAACAGGGACACGACGTAGTGCTGCATGCCCGAAATGAAAAACGTGGAGAGGAAGCGTTGCAACAAGTGCCAGGCGCAAAGGATGTGCTTATAGCAGACTTAGCTGATATGGGCGCGGTTAAAGAGTTGGCAGCAAAGGCCAACGCACTGGCAACTTTTGATGCGGTAATCCATAATGCCGGCGTTTACCAGGTGCCTTCCTCGCAATTATTGGCGGTGAATACATTGGCGCCATATGTGCTGACAGGGTTGATGCATCATCCTAAACGACTGATCTATCTGAGTTCGGGAATGCATACAGGCGGGCATTTTAAACCGGATTTTAAAACGGTTAATTATTCTGATACCAAGCTGCACATAGTATTATTAGCTAAAGCGGTAGCACGGCTATGGCCGGATGTGCAATCAAATGCAGTTGATCCGGGATGGGTGCCGACCAAAATGGGCGGCGCAGGTGCGCCGGATGATTTGCGCCAGGGCTACGAAACTCAGGTTTGGCTGGCTACACATGATGGGCCAAGTGGCAAATATTTTTTTCACAGACAAGAAAAAAGAAACAATCCCGAAGCCGACGATACGAATTTACAGGACCGTTTTTTAGCGACTTGTGCAGAACTGACGGGAATCAAATTCAACTAA
- a CDS encoding (R)-mandelonitrile lyase, whose amino-acid sequence MEITRIASKPSMKGPAEWFTGAVRIDPLFDANGSRRGASATVTFEPGARTAWHTHPLGQTLIIISGLGWVQREGGSVEEVRPGDVVWFEPNERHWHGASATNAMSHIAIQENLNGKVVDWMEQVTEEQYQH is encoded by the coding sequence ATGGAAATTACAAGAATAGCAAGCAAACCTTCAATGAAAGGCCCAGCCGAATGGTTTACCGGTGCCGTCAGGATCGATCCTTTATTCGATGCGAATGGAAGCAGGCGCGGCGCATCTGCAACTGTGACCTTTGAACCGGGCGCGAGAACCGCCTGGCATACACACCCGCTTGGACAAACACTTATCATTATAAGCGGGCTGGGCTGGGTACAGCGCGAGGGCGGGTCGGTGGAAGAAGTGCGCCCTGGCGATGTAGTGTGGTTCGAACCAAATGAAAGGCATTGGCATGGCGCTTCGGCAACCAACGCGATGAGCCATATTGCCATTCAGGAAAACCTGAATGGCAAGGTCGTGGACTGGATGGAGCAGGTTACCGAGGAGCAGTACCAGCATTAA
- a CDS encoding KTSC domain-containing protein — protein sequence MPSAVIKKYSYDAASETLEIIYHSGKVYHYLNVPEKVFREMRSTMVKGIWFNRHIKGKYPFEEATPGLNQTNLFEDQPKRRP from the coding sequence ATGCCCTCGGCCGTTATCAAAAAATATAGTTACGATGCCGCCAGTGAAACCCTGGAGATTATCTATCATTCCGGCAAGGTCTATCATTACCTTAATGTGCCCGAAAAGGTCTTTAGGGAAATGCGCTCCACCATGGTCAAGGGCATTTGGTTCAACCGGCACATCAAAGGCAAATATCCGTTTGAGGAAGCAACGCCGGGTTTAAACCAAACGAATTTATTTGAAGATCAACCGAAAAGGCGGCCGTAA
- a CDS encoding DUF2188 domain-containing protein, with the protein MPWYNGDYPPSYKNQPVYLREKAVEIANEIIKESGDEGIAIATGLKRARQYFEEHPDEIPENEK; encoded by the coding sequence ATGCCCTGGTACAACGGCGATTACCCGCCATCTTATAAGAACCAGCCGGTCTATCTGCGTGAAAAGGCGGTAGAGATCGCCAATGAGATTATCAAAGAAAGCGGCGATGAAGGCATTGCTATTGCCACGGGATTAAAGCGTGCACGGCAGTATTTTGAAGAACATCCGGACGAAATACCGGAAAATGAAAAGTGA
- a CDS encoding DUF3606 domain-containing protein produces MSTRGSKVERNSVSDQPHEIKYEAHKEGTSAKAIKEAKKSVGNQRAAIEKKVK; encoded by the coding sequence ATGAGTACAAGAGGAAGTAAAGTGGAAAGGAATTCCGTTTCGGATCAGCCCCACGAGATCAAATACGAAGCGCATAAAGAAGGCACCAGTGCTAAAGCCATCAAAGAAGCCAAGAAATCGGTAGGCAACCAGCGCGCCGCCATTGAAAAGAAAGTGAAATAG
- a CDS encoding VOC family protein, whose protein sequence is MASSELLRMDNMGIVVESLDKAIAFFTEIGLKLEGRMVVEGKWAGRITGLPDQRVEIAMMVTPDGNSRLELSRFLDPGVIEDHRNAPVNAFGYLRAMFAVTNIDELVKRLQKQGATLVGEIVQYENAYRLCYIRGAEGLLVGLAQSL, encoded by the coding sequence ATGGCATCAAGCGAATTATTAAGAATGGACAATATGGGGATTGTAGTGGAATCCCTGGATAAAGCGATTGCTTTTTTTACCGAGATCGGCCTGAAGCTGGAGGGACGGATGGTCGTCGAAGGTAAATGGGCCGGCCGGATCACAGGCCTCCCTGACCAGCGGGTAGAAATTGCGATGATGGTGACGCCGGACGGAAATAGCCGTTTAGAGTTATCGCGTTTTCTCGATCCCGGGGTCATTGAGGATCACCGCAATGCACCAGTCAATGCGTTTGGTTATTTGCGGGCTATGTTTGCAGTGACGAATATTGATGAACTGGTGAAGCGGTTACAAAAACAGGGCGCAACGCTGGTTGGCGAGATTGTACAATATGAAAATGCCTATCGGCTTTGTTATATCAGAGGTGCCGAAGGACTGTTGGTGGGTTTAGCCCAATCGCTTTAA
- a CDS encoding VOC family protein, with amino-acid sequence MNVNYCMPVIPSADLEKSLRFWTEGLGLAADREMREDGRLVGCMVHREAMFFWLNQRAGEPVPEHCEGVRFYWTPDDLLGIHRHLKNLGYGVSEIVAQDYGQSEFFLVDDDGYSHCFGMATNELPKNE; translated from the coding sequence ATGAATGTAAATTATTGTATGCCGGTGATCCCGAGCGCAGACCTTGAGAAAAGCCTAAGGTTCTGGACGGAAGGTTTGGGCCTGGCCGCAGACCGGGAAATGCGCGAAGACGGTCGCCTGGTTGGTTGTATGGTGCACAGAGAAGCTATGTTCTTTTGGTTGAACCAACGGGCGGGGGAGCCTGTTCCGGAGCACTGCGAGGGTGTGCGATTTTACTGGACGCCAGATGATCTGTTGGGCATACACCGGCATTTGAAAAATTTGGGTTATGGGGTGTCTGAAATTGTAGCGCAGGATTATGGTCAATCCGAATTCTTTTTGGTTGATGATGATGGCTACAGCCATTGTTTTGGTATGGCGACCAATGAATTACCAAAAAATGAATGA
- a CDS encoding patatin-like phospholipase family protein, which yields MGSLRFGIALSGGGYRAAGFHLGTLRKVNELGLLSKVDVLSTISGGSITGAVFCMTDQPYAEFEAEMIEALSTKSVIGYALRSWEFVRTVLLALLFIVASVALSFTHWAPLAAVPIFLLIYILVRFQFRLFPAGKVIERAYDAYFYHGAKLPALSFGPKIAIGSTNLQSARPFTFSNDYMGDSFYTKAEPPVLFVNNGFPVARAVMASSCVPFAFTPVSIAPEFFADQEQTKRIDPKLVDGGVFDNQGVHKLTQEKSRFNCDIVLVSDAGNKLPFERAYNNTFTLLLRTVDVFMARIKNVQITQNIYQNASGKDIAYVSLGWGLDKLVSGFVDNMIGGKITDALTTAHRLPAAWVADPKIFRPEITAQLEANCRFADAIPLGADRLEAIRQIGTNLTCLNKTLIEDMISHSAAMTEIQLRLYCPSLF from the coding sequence ATGGGGAGTTTAAGGTTCGGTATCGCGCTTTCGGGCGGGGGGTATAGAGCGGCGGGGTTTCATCTCGGGACGCTTCGCAAAGTGAACGAGCTGGGTTTATTGTCAAAAGTTGATGTCTTGTCGACGATCTCAGGTGGTTCGATCACCGGGGCCGTATTTTGTATGACTGACCAGCCTTATGCCGAATTCGAGGCGGAGATGATCGAAGCGCTTTCCACGAAAAGCGTGATAGGTTATGCCTTGCGTTCCTGGGAATTTGTCCGGACGGTACTGCTGGCCTTGCTGTTCATTGTTGCCTCGGTCGCTTTGAGTTTTACACATTGGGCACCTTTGGCGGCCGTTCCGATCTTTCTGCTGATTTATATTTTGGTGCGTTTCCAGTTCCGTTTATTCCCGGCAGGGAAAGTAATAGAACGTGCTTACGACGCGTATTTCTATCATGGTGCCAAATTGCCTGCGCTGAGCTTCGGGCCGAAGATCGCCATCGGTTCGACCAACTTACAGAGCGCCCGGCCATTTACGTTCTCCAATGATTATATGGGCGATTCCTTTTATACCAAAGCAGAACCGCCGGTTCTTTTTGTGAACAATGGTTTCCCGGTCGCCCGAGCGGTCATGGCCTCCTCCTGCGTGCCTTTCGCTTTTACGCCGGTGTCTATCGCCCCGGAATTTTTTGCGGATCAGGAACAGACAAAAAGGATCGATCCCAAGCTGGTCGATGGCGGGGTGTTCGATAACCAGGGGGTGCATAAACTGACCCAGGAAAAATCCCGTTTCAATTGTGATATCGTACTGGTGAGCGATGCAGGGAACAAATTGCCTTTCGAACGTGCCTATAACAATACCTTTACCCTGCTACTGCGTACAGTGGATGTCTTTATGGCACGGATCAAGAACGTGCAGATAACACAGAACATTTATCAGAATGCCAGCGGGAAAGACATCGCTTATGTTTCTTTGGGGTGGGGCTTGGATAAGCTGGTCAGCGGCTTTGTAGACAATATGATCGGCGGCAAGATCACAGACGCCTTGACGACGGCACATCGTTTGCCTGCTGCCTGGGTCGCCGATCCAAAAATCTTTCGGCCAGAGATTACGGCACAGCTGGAGGCTAATTGCCGTTTTGCCGATGCTATCCCTTTGGGTGCAGATCGGCTGGAAGCGATCCGGCAAATCGGCACGAACCTCACCTGTTTGAATAAAACCTTGATCGAGGATATGATCAGCCATTCGGCGGCGATGACCGAAATCCAGTTACGATTGTACTGCCCCTCTCTATTTTAA
- a CDS encoding gluzincin family metallopeptidase, translating into MSNSAPYLIRKPDHRKLRGYAFDPSLSLKMDTVVINEIVYKVYWEEGLETGPSGEYLEVVDYDPSTGKFYTGVDLNHPHILASDGLDTSESNPMFHQQMVYAVAMTTIQNFEKALGRRAMWSNRKIDNEKGAYYNQFVEKLRIYPHALREANAYYSPQKKALLFGYFSASPDDVTLQMPGSLVFTCLSHDIVAHETSHALLDGMHSSYTTPANPDMLAFHEAFADIVALFQHFTFPDVLKHQIRKTRGDLESQNLLGELAQEFGKAIGHYGALRDAIGGIDPVTRQWKPQVPDPTAYTSTFEPHDRGSILVAAIFEAFLSIYKNRIADLLRIYTGGTGILPEGQIHPDLVDRLADEAAKTSGHVLRMCIRALDYCPPTDLNFGDYLRALITADVDSIREDTRGYRLAFIDAFRKRGIYPTGIKTLSVESLLYKAENIPTLNSSFDILGVFLREFREAVYYTDNRSKIFEITNAFIAGGDTGNGRIMGLHQRITTKFDGSAEFEKLTGLVFTDGWQALGIKTSKAHGFEAPSFSIDSLKLANRVGPDGKIINQIVLTMIQRSVVRFSFKNPDDWDSVTFAGVDPQPAAPFPEHCFEFRGSCTLIFDLDTLKLKYVISKPLIDLSQMAHGVKALNEDRLKKQFRFMCNEDNFNAFSLYFGDAFQSSPAEPFALIHQSC; encoded by the coding sequence ATGAGCAATAGCGCACCTTACCTGATCCGCAAACCTGACCACCGCAAACTGCGGGGTTATGCCTTCGACCCTTCCCTATCTTTAAAGATGGACACGGTCGTGATCAACGAGATCGTTTACAAAGTTTACTGGGAAGAAGGGCTGGAAACAGGGCCTTCAGGCGAATATTTGGAGGTCGTGGATTATGACCCTTCAACCGGGAAATTTTATACGGGAGTCGATCTCAACCATCCGCATATCCTGGCGTCCGATGGTTTGGATACGAGTGAAAGCAACCCGATGTTCCACCAGCAAATGGTGTATGCCGTTGCGATGACAACCATACAGAATTTTGAAAAAGCTTTAGGCAGGCGGGCGATGTGGAGCAATCGTAAAATCGATAATGAAAAAGGGGCCTATTATAATCAATTCGTCGAAAAACTGCGGATCTACCCGCATGCTTTGCGGGAGGCGAACGCTTATTACAGTCCGCAGAAAAAGGCTTTGTTGTTCGGTTATTTTTCAGCGAGTCCGGACGATGTAACCCTGCAGATGCCGGGATCGCTGGTCTTTACCTGCCTGAGCCATGATATCGTCGCGCACGAGACCAGTCATGCTTTGCTGGATGGGATGCACAGCAGTTATACAACACCGGCCAACCCGGATATGCTGGCCTTTCATGAAGCATTCGCGGATATTGTCGCCCTTTTCCAGCATTTTACTTTTCCCGACGTGCTCAAGCACCAGATCCGCAAAACCCGAGGTGACCTGGAAAGTCAGAATTTACTGGGCGAACTGGCGCAGGAATTTGGCAAGGCGATCGGCCATTATGGCGCGCTGCGGGATGCGATCGGCGGTATCGACCCGGTGACCCGACAGTGGAAGCCGCAGGTACCTGACCCGACGGCTTATACCAGTACGTTCGAACCGCATGACCGGGGCAGCATTTTGGTGGCGGCCATCTTCGAAGCGTTCTTATCCATCTATAAAAACCGCATCGCTGACCTGCTGCGGATCTACACCGGCGGAACGGGTATTTTACCGGAGGGGCAGATCCATCCGGATCTGGTGGACCGTTTGGCGGACGAAGCGGCCAAGACCTCCGGGCATGTCCTGCGGATGTGTATCCGGGCGCTGGATTACTGCCCGCCAACCGATCTGAACTTCGGTGATTATCTGCGCGCACTGATCACAGCGGATGTGGACAGTATCCGGGAAGATACACGGGGCTACAGGCTGGCCTTTATCGATGCTTTCCGCAAACGGGGCATCTACCCTACCGGAATCAAGACCCTTTCAGTCGAAAGCTTGTTGTACAAAGCAGAGAATATACCCACACTCAATTCCTCATTTGATATTCTGGGTGTCTTTTTACGGGAATTTCGGGAAGCAGTTTACTATACGGATAACCGTTCTAAGATATTCGAGATCACCAATGCTTTTATCGCTGGCGGCGACACGGGTAATGGCAGGATCATGGGTTTACATCAAAGGATTACGACTAAATTCGACGGTTCCGCGGAGTTCGAAAAGCTTACTGGCCTGGTTTTTACCGATGGCTGGCAAGCTTTGGGCATCAAAACATCGAAGGCGCACGGGTTTGAAGCGCCTTCGTTCAGTATTGATAGCCTTAAACTGGCGAACCGGGTCGGCCCCGATGGCAAGATTATTAACCAGATCGTCCTTACCATGATCCAGCGCAGCGTCGTGCGTTTTAGCTTCAAAAATCCGGATGACTGGGATTCGGTAACCTTCGCGGGTGTCGATCCGCAGCCTGCGGCCCCCTTTCCGGAGCATTGTTTCGAGTTCCGGGGGTCCTGCACACTGATCTTTGACCTGGATACCTTGAAGTTAAAGTATGTGATCAGTAAACCGCTGATCGACCTGTCGCAAATGGCGCACGGGGTCAAGGCGCTGAACGAGGACCGATTAAAAAAGCAGTTCCGATTCATGTGCAACGAAGATAATTTCAATGCTTTCAGTTTATACTTCGGCGATGCTTTCCAAAGCTCGCCGGCCGAGCCATTCGCCCTTATCCACCAAAGCTGCTAA